The following are from one region of the Bactrocera oleae isolate idBacOlea1 chromosome 6, idBacOlea1, whole genome shotgun sequence genome:
- the Syx7 gene encoding syntaxin-7: MDLQHMENGISGGGHGAVAGQTAGFSETDFQRLAQTIATSIQKILQNVSTMQRMVNQFNTPQDSPDLKKQLHQIMTYTHQLVSDTNNHLKEVDKCKERHLKIQRDRLVDEFTAALTAFQGVQRKTVDIEKNAVRQARAHSYNISKPPGTNSSSGSGGGGTSGSNNSGSFFEDNFFNRKSNQSQQQTQMQEEIDLQALEEQERQIRELEENIVGVNEIYKKLGAMVYEQGLTVDSIESSVEQTSVFVSQGADNLRKASSYKNKLRKKKLILIGVLSVILFIIVMILVFEFKK; this comes from the exons ATGGATTTGCAGCATATGGAGAATGGCATCAGTGGCGGTGGCCACGGTGCTGTTGCTGGTCAAACTGCTGGTTTCAGTGAAACCGACTTTCAACGACTTGCCCAAACTATTGCAACaagcatacaaaaaatattacaaaatg TGTCTACCATGCAACGTATGGTCAACCAATTTAATACCCCACAGGATTCACCCGATTTGAAGAAACAGCT ACATCAAATAATGACCTACACGCATCAGCTGGTTTCGGATACAAATAATCACTTAAAAGAGGTGGATAAGTGCAAAGAACGTCATTTAAAAATACAACGTGATCGTTTGGTTGACGAATTCACTGCTGCTTTAACAGCATTTCAG GGCGTACAACGTAAGACGGTCGATATCGAAAAGAATGCTGTACGACAAGCACGTGCACACAGCTATAATATTAGTAAACCACCGGGCACGAATAGCAGCAGTGGCAGTGGCGGTGGCGGTACCAGTGGCAGCAACAATAGCGGTTCATTCTTCGAGGATAATTTTTTCAATCGTAAATCGAATCAATCACAGCAACAAACACAAATGCAGGAAGAAATCGATTTGCAAGCGCTGGAAGAGCAAGAGCGACAAATACGTGAACTGGag GAAAATATTGTAGGCGTAAATGAGATTTACAAGAAACTGGGTGCTATGGTATACGAACAAGGTCTAACCGTCGACTCGATCGAATCGTCTGTGGAGCAGACTAGTGTATTTGTATCACAGGGTGCTGATAATCTGCGTAAAGCCAGTTCGTATAAA AACAAACTGCGCAAGAAGAAGCTCATATTGATCGGCGTTCTCTCGgtaatactttttatcatcGTTATGATACTTGTATTcgagtttaaaaaataa
- the Arp3 gene encoding actin-related protein 3, translating to MAGRLPACVIDVGTGYTKLGYAGNKEPQFIIPSAIAIKETARVGDTNTRRITKGVEDLDFFIGDEAFDATGYSVKYPVRHGLVEDWDLMERFLEQCIFKYLRAEPEDHHFLLTEPPLNTPENREYTAEIMFETFNVPGLYIAVQAVLALAASWAARPVEGRTLTGIVVDSGDGVTHVIPVAEGYVIGSCIKHIPIAGRNITSFIQSLLREREVGIPPEQSLETAKAIKEKHCYICPDIAKEFAKYDTEPGKWIRNYTGTNAVTKNPFSVDVGYERFLGPEIFFHPEFSNPDFTTPLSEIVDNVIQNCPIDVRRPLYNNIVLSGGSTMFKDFGRRLQRDIKRSVDTRLRISENLSEGRIKPKPIDVQVITHHMQRYAVWFGGSMLASTPEFYQVCHTKAAYEEYGPGICRHNPVFGTMT from the exons ATGGCAGGACGTCTACCGGCTTGTGTGATCGATGTTGGCACAGG CTATACAAAGTTGGGGTATGCGGGCAACAAAGAGCCGCAATTTATTATTCCCTCGGCCATTGCAATTAAGGAGACAGCGCGAGTTGGTGACACTAACACCCGGAGAATAACGAAAGGTGTTGAGGATTTAGATTTCTTTATTGGCGACGAAGCATTCGATGCTACCGGATACTCAGTTAag TACCCAGTGCGTCATGGATTGGTGGAAGACTGGGACTTGATGGAACGTTTTCTGGAGCAGTGCATTTTTAAATATCTGCGTGCAGAACCGGAAGATCATCATTTTTTGCTAACTGAACCGCCGCTCAATACACCAGAGAATCGCGAATATACCGCTGAGATTATGTTTGAAACATTTAATGTTCCTGGTCTCTATATCGCTGTGCAG GCTGTACTTGCCTTGGCCGCGAGTTGGGCCGCCAGGCCTGTAGAAGGACGCACACTAACAGGCATTGTTGTCGATAGCGGTGATGGTGTAACACACGTTATACCTGTG GCTGAGGGCTACGTAATTGGTTCTTGTATTAAACATATTCCCATTGCTGGTCGCAATATCACCTCGTTCATACAGAGTTTATTGCGCGAACGTGAAGTAGGCATACCGCCTGAGCAAAGTTTAGAAACTGCCAAAGCGATTAAGGAGAAGCACTGTTATATTTGTCCAGACATTGCCAAAGAATTTGCCAAATATGATACGGAGCCGGGCAAATGGATACGCAACTATACGGGTACTAACGCGGTCACCAAGAATCCATTCAGTGTCGATGTAGGCTACGAACGTTTCTTAG GACCTGAGATTTTCTTCCATCCCGAGTTTTCAAACCCCGATTTCACCACACCACTATCAGAAATCGTAGACAATGTCATACAAAATTGCCCGATTGATGTACGACGACCCCTATACAATAATATAGTATTGAGCGGCGGTTCGACAATGTTCAAAGATTTCGGACGTCGTTTACAGCGTGATATTAAACGATCCGTTGACACACGCCTCCGAATCAGCGAAAACTTATCAGAAGGCCGCATTAAG CCAAAACCAATCGATGTTCAAGTCATAACAcatcatatgcagcgatatgcCGTGTGGTTTGGCGGCAGCATGTTGGCATCCAcg CCTGAGTTTTATCAAGTGTGCCACACAAAGGCTGCTTATGAGGAATATGGTCCAGGAATTTGTCGTCATAATCCTGTATTTGGCACCATGACATAA
- the Nulp1 gene encoding ribosome quality control complex subunit TCF25 isoform X1 has protein sequence MSSRALKKLQSGIEKDLIIDGKVSNVDDQLSEDDDELETTRGKHLNPFDLLNQQSFSESEVKEDDNETEHASTAANLPSGAGGGGAAKQKKKKKRKKKTKYTGNHISSEDNELTDKYLSDIDSFIGKVNDATNQNENLEPPKIEVDHSLLRVEVRHLNPQNEMRRTFGKRVVKIENKRGRQKSTLKCTYMVTAKDSWPRIPKNVISMKAVQPPDQLAGPSRAHINPLEKIQWFAFEHSAYYQGIQNLFLQAVERTDSEFFISLIRRCPYHVDSLIQLSELCKMTENYSLAAELIERAVLVLEYSLHPCFSLTSGNCRLDYRRQENRAFFITLFKYSQYLEARACCRTAFEISKLILNMNPKVDPLAIVLIIDYYALRSKQYAWLIKFYEEYDVARNLSQLPNMAYSYALALFCQSGDCEKSNKALQYALLMFPGVLRMLLDELSVQTDMRVITSSYFNSSISSSQSPSLHQLVSLYVCRAKVVWRVDNMLPWLEHNVNAVLDLVDKKDEIINDYNKKRAVRYVSPPRPILRHVILSDYKEKVPLAPFLSAEKDPIMMYDPLPPLDSMNCYERKSSSSSPTTGPNRSVLMFFESLMPTFNLNNRGGEQQQQNAAVEAVAERAHALPAPQANLGHDDDEVAQVDRHLQALNANLENAAGEDPVANPEGGASYRELTQSLTNIVDAMRDFLQNFRIVEPMQTADGEENGSSEEDTSDYFD, from the exons ATGTCATCTCGCGCACTTAAGAAATTGCAAAGTGGTATAGAAAAGGATTTAATAATCGATGGCAAAGTTAGCAACGTTGATGATCAACTTAGTGAGGACGATGATGAGCTGGAAACAACACGGGGAAAGCACTTGAATCCCTTTGACCTG TTGAATCAACAAAGTTTCTCGGAGAGCGAAGTTAAAGAGGATGACAACGAAACGGAGCATGCTTCAACGGCGGCAAATCTACCAAGTGGGGCAGGTGGTGGTGGTGCAGCCAaacaaaagaagaagaagaagcgcaagaagAAGACAAAGTACACCGGCAACCACATAAGCAGTGAGGATAATGAG CTCACAGATAAATACCTAAGCGATATAGATTCCTTTATCGGCAAAGTAAATGATGCCACAAACCAAAACGAAAATTTGGAACCTCCTAAAATAGAGGTCGATCATTCATTGCTGAGGGTAGAAGTAAGACACTTAAATCCACAAAATGAGATGCGTCGAACATTTGGTAAACGAGTTGTTAAAATTGA GAACAAACGTGGCCGTCAAAAATCGACATTGAAGTGTACATACATGGTAACTGCCAAAGATTCATGGCCTCGTATCCCGAAAAACGTTATTTCGATGAAAGCTGTACAGCCACCGGATCAGTTGGCAGGCCCTAGCCGTGCTCACATTAATCCTTTAGAGAAAATTCAATGGTTTGCTTTCGAACACAGCGCATACTATCAgggaatacaaaatttatttttgcaagcAGTTGAACGCACTGATTCAGAATTCTTTATTAGTTTGATAAGGCGTTGCCCATATCACGTGGATTCTTTAATACAGCTAAGTGAATTAT GTAAAATGACAGAGAACTATAGCTTAGCAGCTGAACTTATTGAGCGAGCCGTACTTGTGCTAGAGTACTCACTACATCCTTGTTTCAGTTTGACATCGGGCAATTGTCGCCTTGATTACCGTCGTCAAGAAAATCGAGCATTCTTTATTACGCTGTTTAAATATTCGCAATATTTGGAAGCTCGTGCTTGTTGTCGCACCGCTTTTGAAATTTCCAAGTTAATATTGAATATGAATCCGAAAGTTGATCCGCTTGCTATTGTACTGATTATTGACTACTATGCTTTGCGTAGCAAGCAATATGCATGGCTTATAAAATTCTACGAGGAATATGATGTCGCGCGCAACTTATCTCAGTTACCAAATATGGCATACTCATATGCTTTGGCATTATTTTGCCAATCAGGAG ATtgtgaaaaatcaaataaagctTTGCAGTATGCACTATTAATGTTTCCTGGAGTGCTGCGTATGCTTCTGGATGAATTATCTGTACAGACAGATATGCGTGTAATAACATCATCTTACTTTAACTCTTCGATATCTAGCAG CCAATCACCTTCACTGCATCAGCTTGTGTCATTATACGTCTGTCGAGCCAAAGTGGTGTGGCGTGTGGATAATATGTTGCCTTGGTTGGAGCATAATGTTAATGCAGTTTTGGATCTAGTTGATAAAAAGGATGAAATAATTAACGATTACAATAAGAAGCGTGCTGTGCGTTATGTCTCGCCGCCACGCCCCATTTTACGTCATGTGATACTATCGGATTATAAGGAAAAAGTACCATTAGCTCCATTCCTCAGCGCGGAGAAGGATCCGATAATGATGTATGACCCTTTGCCGCCACTGGACTCGATGAACTGCTATGAGCG AAAATCATCGTCTAGCAGCCCAACAACTGGTCCAAATCGATCGGTTCTCATGTTTTTTGAATCGCTGATGCCGACCTTCAATTTAAATAATCGTGGTGgtgagcaacagcaacaaaatgccGCAGTAGAAGCTGTGGCCGAACGTGCTCATGCTTTGCCCGCACCACAAGCCAATTTAGGTCATGATGATGATGAAGTAGCGCAGGTGGATCGCCATCTTCAAGCATTGAATGCGAATTTGGAAAATGCCGCAGGTGAAG atCCTGTCGCCAATCCTGAAGGTGGCGCTTCGTATCGAGAACTCACACAATCGCTGACAAATATCGTAGATGCTATGCgtgattttttgcaaaatttccgTATTGTCGAGCCCATGCAGACGGCTGATGGTGAAGAAAATGGCAGTTCCGAAGAAGACACTAGTGATTACTTTGATTGA
- the Nulp1 gene encoding ribosome quality control complex subunit TCF25 isoform X2 yields the protein MSSRALKKLQSGIEKDLIIDGKVSNVDDQLSEDDDELETTRGKHLNPFDLLNQQSFSESEVKEDDNETEHASTAANLPSGAGGGGAAKQKKKKKRKKKTKYTGNHISSEDNELTDKYLSDIDSFIGKVNDATNQNENLEPPKIEVDHSLLRVEVRHLNPQNEMRRTFGKRVVKIENKRGRQKSTLKCTYMVTAKDSWPRIPKNVISMKAVQPPDQLAGPSRAHINPLEKIQWFAFEHSAYYQGIQNLFLQAVERTDSEFFISLIRRCPYHVDSLIQLSELCKMTENYSLAAELIERAVLVLEYSLHPCFSLTSGNCRLDYRRQENRAFFITLFKYSQYLEARACCRTAFEISKLILNMNPKVDPLAIVLIIDYYALRSKQYAWLIKFYEEYDVARNLSQLPNMAYSYALALFCQSGDCEKSNKALQYALLMFPGVLRMLLDELSVQTDMRVITSSYFNSSISSSQSPSLHQLVSLYVCRAKVVWRVDNMLPWLEHNVNAVLDLVDKKDEIINDYNKKRAVRYVSPPRPILRHVILSDYKEKVPLAPFLSAEKDPIMMYDPLPPLDSMNCYERKSSSSSPTTGPNRSVLMFFESLMPTFNLNNRGGEQQQQNAAVEAVAERAHALPAPQANLGHDDDEVAQVDRHLQALNANLENAADPVANPEGGASYRELTQSLTNIVDAMRDFLQNFRIVEPMQTADGEENGSSEEDTSDYFD from the exons ATGTCATCTCGCGCACTTAAGAAATTGCAAAGTGGTATAGAAAAGGATTTAATAATCGATGGCAAAGTTAGCAACGTTGATGATCAACTTAGTGAGGACGATGATGAGCTGGAAACAACACGGGGAAAGCACTTGAATCCCTTTGACCTG TTGAATCAACAAAGTTTCTCGGAGAGCGAAGTTAAAGAGGATGACAACGAAACGGAGCATGCTTCAACGGCGGCAAATCTACCAAGTGGGGCAGGTGGTGGTGGTGCAGCCAaacaaaagaagaagaagaagcgcaagaagAAGACAAAGTACACCGGCAACCACATAAGCAGTGAGGATAATGAG CTCACAGATAAATACCTAAGCGATATAGATTCCTTTATCGGCAAAGTAAATGATGCCACAAACCAAAACGAAAATTTGGAACCTCCTAAAATAGAGGTCGATCATTCATTGCTGAGGGTAGAAGTAAGACACTTAAATCCACAAAATGAGATGCGTCGAACATTTGGTAAACGAGTTGTTAAAATTGA GAACAAACGTGGCCGTCAAAAATCGACATTGAAGTGTACATACATGGTAACTGCCAAAGATTCATGGCCTCGTATCCCGAAAAACGTTATTTCGATGAAAGCTGTACAGCCACCGGATCAGTTGGCAGGCCCTAGCCGTGCTCACATTAATCCTTTAGAGAAAATTCAATGGTTTGCTTTCGAACACAGCGCATACTATCAgggaatacaaaatttatttttgcaagcAGTTGAACGCACTGATTCAGAATTCTTTATTAGTTTGATAAGGCGTTGCCCATATCACGTGGATTCTTTAATACAGCTAAGTGAATTAT GTAAAATGACAGAGAACTATAGCTTAGCAGCTGAACTTATTGAGCGAGCCGTACTTGTGCTAGAGTACTCACTACATCCTTGTTTCAGTTTGACATCGGGCAATTGTCGCCTTGATTACCGTCGTCAAGAAAATCGAGCATTCTTTATTACGCTGTTTAAATATTCGCAATATTTGGAAGCTCGTGCTTGTTGTCGCACCGCTTTTGAAATTTCCAAGTTAATATTGAATATGAATCCGAAAGTTGATCCGCTTGCTATTGTACTGATTATTGACTACTATGCTTTGCGTAGCAAGCAATATGCATGGCTTATAAAATTCTACGAGGAATATGATGTCGCGCGCAACTTATCTCAGTTACCAAATATGGCATACTCATATGCTTTGGCATTATTTTGCCAATCAGGAG ATtgtgaaaaatcaaataaagctTTGCAGTATGCACTATTAATGTTTCCTGGAGTGCTGCGTATGCTTCTGGATGAATTATCTGTACAGACAGATATGCGTGTAATAACATCATCTTACTTTAACTCTTCGATATCTAGCAG CCAATCACCTTCACTGCATCAGCTTGTGTCATTATACGTCTGTCGAGCCAAAGTGGTGTGGCGTGTGGATAATATGTTGCCTTGGTTGGAGCATAATGTTAATGCAGTTTTGGATCTAGTTGATAAAAAGGATGAAATAATTAACGATTACAATAAGAAGCGTGCTGTGCGTTATGTCTCGCCGCCACGCCCCATTTTACGTCATGTGATACTATCGGATTATAAGGAAAAAGTACCATTAGCTCCATTCCTCAGCGCGGAGAAGGATCCGATAATGATGTATGACCCTTTGCCGCCACTGGACTCGATGAACTGCTATGAGCG AAAATCATCGTCTAGCAGCCCAACAACTGGTCCAAATCGATCGGTTCTCATGTTTTTTGAATCGCTGATGCCGACCTTCAATTTAAATAATCGTGGTGgtgagcaacagcaacaaaatgccGCAGTAGAAGCTGTGGCCGAACGTGCTCATGCTTTGCCCGCACCACAAGCCAATTTAGGTCATGATGATGATGAAGTAGCGCAGGTGGATCGCCATCTTCAAGCATTGAATGCGAATTTGGAAAATGCCGCAG atCCTGTCGCCAATCCTGAAGGTGGCGCTTCGTATCGAGAACTCACACAATCGCTGACAAATATCGTAGATGCTATGCgtgattttttgcaaaatttccgTATTGTCGAGCCCATGCAGACGGCTGATGGTGAAGAAAATGGCAGTTCCGAAGAAGACACTAGTGATTACTTTGATTGA
- the Nulp1 gene encoding ribosome quality control complex subunit TCF25 isoform X3 yields the protein MSSRALKKLQSGIEKDLIIDGKVSNVDDQLSEDDDELETTRGKHLNPFDLLNQQSFSESEVKEDDNETEHASTAANLPSGAGGGGAAKQKKKKKRKKKTKYTGNHISSEDNELTDKYLSDIDSFIGKVNDATNQNENLEPPKIEVDHSLLRVEVRHLNPQNEMRRTFGKRVVKIENKRGRQKSTLKCTYMVTAKDSWPRIPKNVISMKAVQPPDQLAGPSRAHINPLEKIQWFAFEHSAYYQGIQNLFLQAVERTDSEFFISLIRRCPYHVDSLIQLSELCKMTENYSLAAELIERAVLVLEYSLHPCFSLTSGNCRLDYRRQENRAFFITLFKYSQYLEARACCRTAFEISKLILNMNPKVDPLAIVLIIDYYALRSKQYAWLIKFYEEYDVARNLSQLPNMAYSYALALFCQSGDCEKSNKALQYALLMFPGVLRMLLDELSVQTDMRVITSSYFNSSISSSQSPSLHQLVSLYVCRAKVVWRVDNMLPWLEHNVNAVLDLVDKKDEIINDYNKKRAVRYVSPPRPILRHVILSDYKEKVPLAPFLSAEKDPIMMYDPLPPLDSMNCYERYTQEQLDKSLS from the exons ATGTCATCTCGCGCACTTAAGAAATTGCAAAGTGGTATAGAAAAGGATTTAATAATCGATGGCAAAGTTAGCAACGTTGATGATCAACTTAGTGAGGACGATGATGAGCTGGAAACAACACGGGGAAAGCACTTGAATCCCTTTGACCTG TTGAATCAACAAAGTTTCTCGGAGAGCGAAGTTAAAGAGGATGACAACGAAACGGAGCATGCTTCAACGGCGGCAAATCTACCAAGTGGGGCAGGTGGTGGTGGTGCAGCCAaacaaaagaagaagaagaagcgcaagaagAAGACAAAGTACACCGGCAACCACATAAGCAGTGAGGATAATGAG CTCACAGATAAATACCTAAGCGATATAGATTCCTTTATCGGCAAAGTAAATGATGCCACAAACCAAAACGAAAATTTGGAACCTCCTAAAATAGAGGTCGATCATTCATTGCTGAGGGTAGAAGTAAGACACTTAAATCCACAAAATGAGATGCGTCGAACATTTGGTAAACGAGTTGTTAAAATTGA GAACAAACGTGGCCGTCAAAAATCGACATTGAAGTGTACATACATGGTAACTGCCAAAGATTCATGGCCTCGTATCCCGAAAAACGTTATTTCGATGAAAGCTGTACAGCCACCGGATCAGTTGGCAGGCCCTAGCCGTGCTCACATTAATCCTTTAGAGAAAATTCAATGGTTTGCTTTCGAACACAGCGCATACTATCAgggaatacaaaatttatttttgcaagcAGTTGAACGCACTGATTCAGAATTCTTTATTAGTTTGATAAGGCGTTGCCCATATCACGTGGATTCTTTAATACAGCTAAGTGAATTAT GTAAAATGACAGAGAACTATAGCTTAGCAGCTGAACTTATTGAGCGAGCCGTACTTGTGCTAGAGTACTCACTACATCCTTGTTTCAGTTTGACATCGGGCAATTGTCGCCTTGATTACCGTCGTCAAGAAAATCGAGCATTCTTTATTACGCTGTTTAAATATTCGCAATATTTGGAAGCTCGTGCTTGTTGTCGCACCGCTTTTGAAATTTCCAAGTTAATATTGAATATGAATCCGAAAGTTGATCCGCTTGCTATTGTACTGATTATTGACTACTATGCTTTGCGTAGCAAGCAATATGCATGGCTTATAAAATTCTACGAGGAATATGATGTCGCGCGCAACTTATCTCAGTTACCAAATATGGCATACTCATATGCTTTGGCATTATTTTGCCAATCAGGAG ATtgtgaaaaatcaaataaagctTTGCAGTATGCACTATTAATGTTTCCTGGAGTGCTGCGTATGCTTCTGGATGAATTATCTGTACAGACAGATATGCGTGTAATAACATCATCTTACTTTAACTCTTCGATATCTAGCAG CCAATCACCTTCACTGCATCAGCTTGTGTCATTATACGTCTGTCGAGCCAAAGTGGTGTGGCGTGTGGATAATATGTTGCCTTGGTTGGAGCATAATGTTAATGCAGTTTTGGATCTAGTTGATAAAAAGGATGAAATAATTAACGATTACAATAAGAAGCGTGCTGTGCGTTATGTCTCGCCGCCACGCCCCATTTTACGTCATGTGATACTATCGGATTATAAGGAAAAAGTACCATTAGCTCCATTCCTCAGCGCGGAGAAGGATCCGATAATGATGTATGACCCTTTGCCGCCACTGGACTCGATGAACTGCTATGAGCGGTATACACAAGAACAATTGGATAAATCCTTATCATAA
- the LOC106620816 gene encoding EARP-interacting protein homolog, with product MDESNGLIYGLELQARALTPQYGEGNEVRFFIATNSLKPTNQVHLLEFNEEQANVKSKIYEHSLGEVWKLNSSPHDENLIASCYNVLKGSQVQTQAALLEMPAEVDEQNLKMEFLPWQHVEILDTEKYGDKVKTVEFHPSQKNTLACVVDGKVVIFDRAESQTRVVAEAAASNAQKNSPSFTTGKWSHHHQGHQFFTLHDCNVRSFDIRDTQHCAWSIEDAHNQLVRDLDCNPNKQCHIVTGGDDGAVKVWDCRMPKEAVFSRNDHAHWVWSVRFNTFHDQLILSSSSDCKVLLTCAGSVSSEASTDALPEERRRVLSDGLLQTFDQHEDSVYCVEWSNVDPWIFASLSYDGRVLISKVPKQYKYQIIL from the exons ATGGACGAGTCTAATGGATTAATTTATGGCTTAGAATTGCAA GCTCGGGCATTAACTCCTCAATACGGCGAAGGAAATGAGGTACGCTTTTTTATAGCGACCAACTCATTAAAACCTACAAATCAAGTTCATCTACTGGAGTTTAATGAGGAGCAAGCAAATGTAAAATCGAAg ATCTACGAACATTCGCTTGGTGAAGTGTGGAAGTTAAATAGTAGCCCACATGATGAAAATTTGATTGCCTCCTGTTACAATGTACTTAAAGGTTCACAAGTGCAAACACAAGCGGCATTGCTTGAAATGCCTGCTGAAGTggatgaacaaaatttaaaaatggaatTTCTACCTTGGCAGCACGTTGAAATACTCGATACGgag AAATATGGTGATAAAGTGAAAACTGTTGAGTTTCATCCCAGTCAGAAAAATACTTTAGCTTGTGTAGTAGATGGAAAAGTTGTTATTTTTGATCGTGCTGAGTCACAGACTCGTGTTGTAGCAGAAGCTGCGGCATCAAATGCTCAGAAGAATTCACCTTCTTTTACAACAGGAAAGTGGTCCCATCATCATCAAGGTCATCAGTTTTTTACACTACATGATTGTAATGTGCGCTCGTTTGATATACGTGACACCCAACACTGTGCGTGGTCCATTGAGGATGCACATAATCAACTAGTTCGTGATCTGGATTGCAATCCAAATAAGCAATGCCATATTGTAACAGGCGGTGATGATGGTGCAGTAAAAGTTTGGGATTGTCGTATGCCAAAAGAAGCAGTATTTTCACGTAATGACCACGCTCATTGGGTTTGGTCGGTACGATTTAACACATTCCATGACCAATTAATATTATCGAGCTCAAGTGATTGTAAAGTTTTACTGACATGTGCTGGTTCGGTAAGTTCAGAAGCATCTACTGATGCACTACCTGAGGAACGACGACGTGTACTCTCTGATGGTTTATTACAAACTTTTGACCAACATGAAGATTCGGTGTATTGCGTCGAGTGGAGCAATGTCGATCCTTGGATATTTGCGTCTCTGAGTTACGATGGACGTGTTTTAATCTCAAAAGTCCCAAAGCAAtacaaatatcaaataatattgtaa
- the LOC106620817 gene encoding kxDL motif-containing protein CG10681, which translates to MAQPFQGVQSPSAKSNNGNATENVTPESEFEGFHNYTAAEVFIQGLAGLVNQGDVETMIRAQKQMLQRFEKTNEMMLNCNQLSQSRLKNANDDFKKHVKLLTEMKKDLDYVFRKVRSIKQKLSQQYPLAYAEAQPQRSSLAEEAEDETEAMSSKSSIEKQNVECYANVDDTSSKTNKDSLKKSTTVEYVQMEEAVDNGKPIENELIKRVCSIETTNPNDSSDCTSEDTG; encoded by the exons ATGGCTCAACCTTTTCAAGGAGTGCAATCTCCTTCCGCAAAGAGTAATAATGGTAACGCAACGGAGAATGTTACGCCCGAAAGTGAATTTGAAGGATTCCACAACTATACGGCTGCTGAAGTTTTTATTCAAGGATTGGCTGGATTAGTCAATCAAGGAGACGTTGAAACTATGATACGAGCGCAAAAGCAAAT GCTGCAGCGGTTTGAAAAAACGAATGAAATGATGTTAAACTGTAACCAGTTATCGCAAAGTCGTCTTAAAAATGCGAATGATGATTTCAAAAAACATGTGAAACTATTAACCGAAATGAAAAAGGATCTGGATTATGTTTTTAGGAAGGTGCGTTCCATAAAACAAAAGCTAAGCCAACAGTATCCTTTAGCATACGCCGAGGCTCAGCCACAGCGAAGCAGTTTAGCAGAGGAAGCAGAAGATGAGACCGAAGCGATGAGTTCCAAATCGAGTATAGAGAAACAAAATGTGGAATGTTATGCTAATGTTGATGACACATCTTCGAAAACCAACAAAGATTCTTTAAAGAAAAGCACAACTGTTGAATATGTGCAAATGGAAGAAGCCGTGGATAATGGCAAACCCATTGAAAACGAGTTAATCAAACGTGTATGCTCCATTGAAACCACAAACCCGAATGACTCATCAGACTGTACATCTGAGGACACGGGATAG
- the vih gene encoding ubiquitin-conjugating enzyme E2 C, translated as MAQNISPEHSGVDSAKQGANSCAAKHGHAVSKRLQKELMNLMMATEKGISAFPDGENIFKWIGTIAGPANTVYVGQKYRLSLEFPNSYPYAPPAVKFLTPCFHPNVDLAGCICLDILKDKWSALYDVRTILLSIQSLLGEPNNDSPLNAQAAMMWADQAEYKKYLDAFYEKHKDT; from the exons atggCTCAGAACATCAGTCCAGAGCATAGTGGAGTAGACTCTGCGAAACAAGGTGCCAACTCCTGTGCAGCAAAGCATGGGCATGCAGTTAGTAAACG TCTCCAAAAAGAGTTGATGAACTTAATGATGGCAACAGAGAAAGGTATATCAGCATTCCCCGatggtgaaaatatatttaaatggatTGGTACGATTGCTGGTCCAGCCAATACAGTATATGTGGGTCAAAAGTATCGTCTCTCGTTGGAGTTTCCAAATTCATATCCATACGCACCTCcagcagtaaaatttttgacacCCTGTTTCCATCCAAACGTAGATCTAGCTGGCTGTATATGTTTGGATATATTGAAAGATAAATGGTCGGCACTATATGATGTACGCACAATCCTGCTGTCCATACAATCGCTATTAGGTGAACCCAATAATGACAGTCCGCTAAATGCTCAGGCGGCAATGATGTGGGCGGATCAAGCCGAGTACAAAAAATACCTGGATGCCTTTTACGAAAAACACAAGGACACATAA